ctttctaatctattttTTACCGTTACTCTGTGTCTCCTAACCGCGCAGGCAAATCGTTTTGTCTAAAATGCCTTTTCCCATCGATTACGTAACATCGCGCTTGCGCCGCAGCAAGTGCGTGCATGCTTTCCATGCACGTGGATTTGTGTATACAAATAACCCAATGCAGCCTCGGGTCAAAACTGTTTGGGAACCCCTGGTTTACATAATACACCACAGAAGTTCATACagctaaataaaaacacaatttgaccctcaaattttttttattgcatttgtAAAAACATCCTTGAGAAAGCAACTTGAAAGTTGTCTCAAATAATGCACCCAAGTGTATTTACAAAGACAAAAACGGTCTGTTGGATatccaaaaactaacaaatttCAGGCTTCAATGAGACCAACAATCAGAAGTTGAAGTCAATGGTTATCTGCTTCCCTTCTTACTACCTTAAATGAACGTCATAtgattaaaaaactattttagaCAATTGTCATCCTACAGTGTTTGACATTTTAGCCCTGCTTGTTCTGACAATAACATAGCAGGGATAATAGcactgttgacttttttttttttttattgagctcTTCAGGGCTGCTCAATTTGTACAGCATGCCTCCTACTGCCAGCTCTTGCCACAGCAATGAAGAGGGTAAGGAGGAAGCCCACGGTCCAGACACCTGCTACAGGCAGTACAACTGTCGTCaagacacctggggataggaaaaaaaacactgtacaGTAGCAGCATGTGTCATTCACACAATATCAGCCAGCAAGGGGTGATAATTGGCTTACTGGATAGAGGTTTGCCTGGTATTTGAGTTTTGATGGGCCCGTATGATATAAGCGCCTGGGGAGGGTCTGCTCGCACGGCTTCCCTCTTAGCGATGGATTTACAGTTCTGTAAAGAAAGCGAAGCAcctcttaaaaataaaaataaagtgtacaTGCTACAGTAGCGAGGTGGACCATGAGCTCACAGGGGTGCAGGACTTCCTGTCATCCGGGTCACAGAGCTGCACAGTGCAGTGCAGGTAGAATTCGTGGGGCTCGGTCGTGAATCGAAACATTTCAAAGCTGTAGTGAAGGGTGGAGCTCTGCCCGTTTGTGTCGGAGTGTTGGGAATGTTCATCGCTCAGATTGTGGAAGGACACAGTATTGTCATTCACGCACCTGCACACAGACAGCAAAAGTAATGCATAAAATGTCTACTTTTATAAGGAAACAGTCTTGAACGCATTGAAATAATCCCCTCAATGGATTAAATCGCTGGAATATGAAGACATAAATccgtaaacgtggatgcatatgcaaaagtgcaatatatttatctgtacagtaatctatttctATCTGCACctgattgctcttttatcctgcactaccatgaactAATCCAACAAAGTGTcacttatctgtactgcaaagttgaaatttgaatgacaataatagTAAGTCTAAGTTAATATGTTCAAACCCATTCAAAAGCAGGCTGTGGTCCAATCCCTCAGAATCATTGGCTTGGTGACTCTGTGTGGCCCAACAGTCGTTGATGCGAAGAAGAAAGAAGTCCGCAGGCTCTGTCACGGTCACCTCCACAAACACCTGAAAAGAATGAAAAGTGGGAAAACAGCACGACAAAAGAAGAATTTAACACCTTACCTTATCTCCCAGCTCAATGGTGGGTGCACTGGTGAAGGCTTGAGTGTAGCTCTGATCGGTGTACAGACTCATCTGTATGATTGCCTCCAGCTCATCCACACGCACCATCGCCTCACTGGGTTACCAAAACACAGGCCATGAGGAATATATCACTGCAGGTCCAAAGCGTACGTATTGGATCACTACCAGCATGATGAGATCTACATTTTTTAAGGTTAATTTTCATAGGTTTgtttgttaaagtaccaatgattgtcacgcactgacgaggtgtggtgaaattattctctacatcaggggtgtcaaacatacatcccgcgggccggatcaggcccgcgaacaggttttatccagcccgcgggatgagtttgccaagtatacaaattaacctgaaatttttgaatgaaagaaacagctcttctacatgtgtctactggatgttgcaatagcaattctttgtatctctgtagatcaggagtcggcaacccgcaTGCGGCTTTTGGATCACTCTGTGGCTCAGCTGCagacttgccgacccccccatttttccgggaggttttccagatttcagtgcctctcccagaaatttctccaggataacattctcagattttcacccggacaacaatattgagggcgtgccgtgttggcaatgccttaaacgtcctttCGACCATGTCGTTGCGTCcactttaatactatgctatttGAGTGCCGgcccgccacatctagtgtgcggctgctgactcaatgtgcaagcgactgcaaggcatacttgtccaacagccatacaggttacactgagggttgtgatataaacaactttaacactcttagtaatatgcaccacactgtgaacccacaccaaacaagaatgacaaacattttgggagaacatccgcactgtaacataaacagaacaaatacccagaatcccatgcatccctaactcttccgagctacattatacacccccacccccctccgtgcgtcaggtgaggtgggcagggtttggtggtgcTATTAACGGCAACaggtgagtgtaaaaaaaaacaaaaacaaaaaaagttatgatttgtacatttaaacagaaaacaatctgaaggagtctttatttttaagttatcgtgcagggattttaccagtcaggcgcacttgggagtagatttttctccatgtggcccccaatctaaaatgagtttggcacccctgctctacatttctgtcgttatatattatttataaagacAGGGACTAAGTCTTTGGACCAGGAGGACTTCGGAGGCAAAAAGCCAAATAACTGGAATAAGAACcaatagtttttgcttttgtttacagATTCTGCACCATTGTCTTTGTGATATAGTATGTAATAAGACAAAACTTTAAAGTGTTACATTGCCTTACTGCTAAATAGTTCAAATTCATACTTTTTGCTAAATATTGTTATACAATAATCTTGAAGAAAGTAAATTAAAAGTATTGGCAATAAAGGCCCTGTATTTAATAGAGCAAATAATTGGTCGTTCATTAACAAATTCTTAAAGCCGGCCTAAACTTGTCCGGCTTTTCCCTTGGTCCAATTGCGGGGTGCTTTGAGCGTATACGCTGATCAGAAGGGGTTACAGAGTGAACACAGTCGttgaaaaacacaaaccagaaagaCACGATTGTGAGAATGTGCTACAAATATAAGGCTTGTAAAGTGAGGAAACAAAAGCTGAGGCGCTTTGTGTCCAATCTTTAGTAAAGACTAGCAAAATGTGTTTAGTTATGCACATTAATTCATATTTCATTATGTTTCACTGTAAATAGTTGGAAAGTTACAGATTGTCCATTTGTAgccatttattcaatgttgaacatagagtagggctgcgaatctttgggtgtcccacgattcgatacaATATCGATTCTCGGGTCGCGATTCAactatatatcgattttttcaattcaacgcgattctcgattcaaaaacaatatttttccgatttaaaacgattctgtattcattcaatacataggatttcagcaggatccacctgtctgctgacatgctagcagagtagtagattgttttaaaaagcttttataattgcaaaggacaatgttttatcaaccaattgcaataatgtaaattggttttaactattaaacaaactaaaaatatgacttattttatctttgtgaaaacattggacacaatgtgttgtcaagcttatgagatgcaatgcaagtgtaagccactgtgacactattattcttttttctttaatttttataaatgtctaatgataatgtcaatgagggatttttaatcactgcgatgctgaaattataactaatattgatactgttgataatattcatttttgtttcactact
The nucleotide sequence above comes from Nerophis ophidion isolate RoL-2023_Sa linkage group LG12, RoL_Noph_v1.0, whole genome shotgun sequence. Encoded proteins:
- the zpd gene encoding zona pellucida glycoprotein d, coding for MTLNDNKLSVFLLLLLGFAHRQVTGVCDVDFCTDPEKCILSEDRNSCKCVEGFYDNHCNKDAHLKVLCTKDYMGLSATEAFFLYYNAPVEALHLPNRECKAHREVIGNIPYFVVKVSKDQYMDCGGKPLEKNFTHVIYTLSLQTEPRAAGNIIRDPVIKLEFICIFPLVRTVSLPFPVNPIISEAMVRVDELEAIIQMSLYTDQSYTQAFTSAPTIELGDKVFVEVTVTEPADFFLLRINDCWATQSHQANDSEGLDHSLLLNGCVNDNTVSFHNLSDEHSQHSDTNGQSSTLHYSFEMFRFTTEPHEFYLHCTVQLCDPDDRKSCTPNCKSIAKREAVRADPPQALISYGPIKTQIPGKPLSSVLTTVVLPVAGVWTVGFLLTLFIAVARAGSRRHAVQIEQP